The proteins below are encoded in one region of Aquisphaera giovannonii:
- a CDS encoding NAD(P)H-hydrate epimerase: MNRFLSPRPLSRRELRGIDERAAKELNLPTLLLMENAGRGAAAWLADLAAPAVGGQVGGLPRILVLCGPGNNGGDGGVVARHLDAWGFPVRVVWFAARDRLSGDAASQHAILGASGIDQACWPEAHGEGEPSAAELDALVAGADWLVDGLLGTGLTRPVEGTLRRVVEAMNRSGKPAMALDLPSGLDADTGRPLGVAVRARATASFVAPKLGFGAEGASEYTGVVKVVDIGVPRRLLEGFLT; encoded by the coding sequence ATGAATCGATTCCTGTCCCCGCGACCGCTCTCCCGCCGCGAGCTTCGGGGGATCGACGAGAGGGCCGCGAAGGAGCTCAACCTGCCGACCCTGCTCCTGATGGAGAACGCCGGGCGCGGTGCGGCGGCCTGGCTGGCCGACCTGGCGGCGCCTGCGGTGGGGGGACAGGTCGGCGGCTTGCCGCGGATCCTGGTCCTCTGCGGCCCCGGGAACAACGGCGGGGACGGCGGCGTGGTGGCGAGGCACCTGGACGCCTGGGGTTTCCCGGTCCGCGTCGTCTGGTTCGCGGCCCGCGACCGTCTCAGCGGCGACGCCGCGTCGCAGCACGCGATCCTCGGGGCCTCGGGCATCGATCAGGCTTGCTGGCCGGAGGCACACGGAGAGGGCGAGCCCTCGGCTGCGGAACTCGACGCGCTCGTCGCGGGCGCCGACTGGCTGGTGGACGGCCTGCTCGGCACCGGCCTGACCCGGCCGGTGGAGGGGACGCTGCGCCGGGTCGTGGAGGCGATGAATCGGTCGGGCAAGCCGGCGATGGCGCTGGACCTCCCCTCCGGCCTGGACGCGGACACCGGCCGGCCGCTGGGCGTCGCGGTGCGGGCCCGCGCCACGGCCTCGTTCGTCGCGCCGAAGCTCGGCTTCGGCGCGGAGGGGGCGTCGGAATACACGGGCGTCGTGAAGGTCGTCGACATCGGCGTGCCGCGGCGGCTGCTGGAGGGGTTCCTGACCTGA
- a CDS encoding FmdB family zinc ribbon protein, with product MPIYEYRCEPCRHTFETLIRSSSDVARCPKCGNIDVAKEFSVPAAAQVGGRGSSSLPVCASDAPSMGCGRPQCGSGGCAFG from the coding sequence ATGCCGATCTACGAGTACCGCTGCGAGCCCTGCCGCCACACCTTCGAGACCCTGATCCGGAGCTCGAGCGACGTCGCCCGCTGCCCGAAGTGCGGCAACATCGACGTCGCCAAGGAGTTCAGCGTCCCGGCGGCCGCCCAGGTGGGTGGCCGCGGCTCGTCGTCGCTGCCCGTCTGCGCCTCGGACGCGCCGAGCATGGGCTGCGGCCGGCCCCAGTGCGGGTCCGGCGGCTGCGCCTTCGGCTGA
- a CDS encoding DDE-type integrase/transposase/recombinase, which translates to MPMRVRVDNGSPWGSAGDLPTELALWLFGLGVEVIWNPPRRPQDNGVIERSQGTGKRWAETATCADAAELQRRIDEMDRIQREVYPCIGGKSRTEAFPELEHSGRHYRAEDEAASWSLPAALAHLATYCVQREVDEGGCISLGNRSRYVGTPLKGKRVCVSLDPYEVAWLVHDAAGVCYHRLEAGELSAERITGLDVSRHRHRPGPRPRRRQRTAAELPANNCGA; encoded by the coding sequence ATGCCGATGCGGGTGCGCGTCGACAACGGCTCGCCATGGGGGTCGGCCGGCGACCTTCCCACCGAGCTGGCGCTGTGGCTCTTCGGCCTGGGCGTCGAAGTGATATGGAACCCGCCGCGGCGGCCGCAGGACAACGGCGTGATCGAGCGGAGCCAGGGGACGGGCAAGCGATGGGCCGAGACGGCGACCTGCGCCGACGCGGCGGAGCTGCAGCGGCGGATCGACGAGATGGATCGCATCCAGCGGGAGGTGTACCCGTGCATCGGGGGCAAGAGCCGGACGGAGGCGTTCCCGGAGCTGGAGCACTCGGGCCGACACTACCGGGCGGAGGACGAGGCGGCGAGCTGGAGCCTGCCGGCGGCGCTGGCCCACCTGGCCACCTACTGCGTGCAGCGGGAGGTGGACGAGGGGGGATGCATCTCGCTGGGCAACCGGAGCCGCTACGTGGGCACACCGCTGAAGGGCAAGCGGGTCTGCGTGTCGCTGGACCCATACGAGGTCGCCTGGCTGGTCCACGACGCCGCGGGGGTCTGCTACCACCGGCTGGAGGCCGGCGAATTGTCCGCCGAGCGGATCACCGGCCTGGATGTGAGCCGCCATCGCCACCGCCCCGGCCCCCGGCCGCGACGGCGGCAAAGAACTGCGGCCGAATTACCGGCAAACAACTGTGGCGCGTGA
- the dnaA gene encoding chromosomal replication initiator protein DnaA, with product MAGHVSLMQGRRIGAASPVADADAQGLAAGRLELESALREALSERVGPSKFGLWFGEGVHLGVPGDGGALEVQVPSVFFRDWIRDHFSPSLIDAAQAVTGRKVELRFAIRDEADPPLGDVVGPAADGPGARPGGTITVPVPGNPKLPLGSPPAPGRPDRRPSHSPRFDFPAADQAPAPARPMPSARAPRRLDDFITGPCNRLAHAAAREMIASAGSAFSPLLIHGGVGLGKTHLLEATAHGLRQAHPGLNVVWTTAEAFTNGFLDAMRAGTLANFRSRYRGVGALAIDDIHFLAGTKATQGEFLHTFNALAGRGVPIILTADQHPRRISKLSDELVTRFLGGMVVKLESPDLPTRRAILQARSASRGVSVPAAVLDYIAEHLRASVRELEGALHSVIAHALLTGKRLDLSLAKAALRDTIRHTAAAIALRDVERAVCNLFQVEPDSLKSDSRARAVAYPRMLAMYLARKHTGAAYSEIGRFFGGRNHSTVISAEKKVSGWLRDEAQAALLPGFESASDLLAELERTLGA from the coding sequence ATGGCGGGACACGTGAGCCTGATGCAAGGGCGGCGGATCGGCGCCGCGAGTCCCGTCGCGGACGCCGACGCCCAGGGCCTGGCGGCCGGCCGGCTCGAGCTGGAGTCCGCGCTCCGCGAGGCCCTGTCCGAGCGCGTCGGGCCGTCGAAGTTCGGGCTCTGGTTCGGCGAGGGGGTGCACCTGGGCGTGCCCGGGGACGGCGGGGCGCTGGAGGTCCAGGTCCCCAGCGTCTTCTTCCGGGACTGGATCCGCGACCATTTCTCCCCCAGCCTGATCGACGCCGCCCAGGCCGTCACCGGGCGCAAGGTGGAGTTGCGCTTCGCCATCCGAGACGAGGCCGATCCGCCGCTCGGCGACGTCGTCGGCCCCGCCGCGGACGGCCCCGGGGCTCGCCCCGGGGGCACGATCACGGTGCCGGTCCCGGGCAATCCCAAGCTGCCCCTGGGCAGCCCCCCCGCCCCGGGCCGGCCCGACCGCCGGCCCTCGCACTCCCCTCGCTTCGACTTCCCCGCGGCGGACCAGGCCCCCGCGCCGGCGAGGCCGATGCCCTCGGCCCGGGCGCCGCGGCGGCTGGACGACTTCATCACCGGCCCGTGCAACCGCCTGGCGCACGCGGCGGCCCGCGAGATGATCGCCTCGGCCGGATCGGCATTCAGCCCGTTGTTGATCCACGGCGGCGTCGGGCTGGGCAAGACCCACCTGCTGGAGGCCACCGCGCACGGGCTCCGCCAGGCCCACCCGGGGCTGAACGTCGTCTGGACCACGGCCGAGGCGTTCACCAACGGCTTCCTCGACGCGATGCGAGCCGGCACCCTCGCCAACTTCCGCTCGCGGTACCGCGGCGTCGGCGCCCTGGCCATCGACGACATCCACTTCCTGGCCGGCACGAAGGCGACGCAGGGCGAGTTCCTGCACACCTTCAACGCCCTCGCCGGGCGCGGGGTGCCGATCATCCTCACGGCCGACCAGCACCCGCGACGCATCAGCAAGCTGAGCGACGAGCTGGTCACGCGGTTCCTCGGCGGCATGGTGGTGAAGCTGGAGTCGCCGGACCTCCCCACCCGCCGCGCCATCCTCCAGGCCCGCTCCGCCTCCAGGGGCGTGAGCGTCCCGGCGGCGGTCCTCGACTACATCGCCGAGCACCTGCGGGCGAGCGTCCGGGAGCTCGAAGGCGCGCTGCACAGCGTCATCGCCCACGCCCTGCTGACGGGCAAGCGCCTGGACCTGAGCCTGGCGAAGGCCGCCCTGCGGGACACGATCCGCCACACCGCCGCGGCGATCGCCCTCCGCGACGTGGAGCGGGCGGTCTGCAACCTCTTCCAGGTGGAGCCCGACTCGCTGAAGTCCGACAGCCGCGCCCGGGCCGTCGCCTACCCGCGTATGCTCGCGATGTACCTGGCGCGGAAGCACACCGGCGCCGCCTACAGCGAGATCGGCCGCTTCTTCGGCGGCCGCAACCACTCGACCGTGATCTCCGCCGAGAAGAAGGTCTCCGGCTGGCTCCGCGACGAGGCCCAGGCCGCCCTCCTCCCCGGCTTCGAATCCGCCTCCGACCTCCTCGCCGAGCTCGAGCGCACGCTCGGGGCCTGA
- a CDS encoding glycoside hydrolase family protein, producing MLAAFVASLIALTGPARATDDAPAAPSIRKLGTVDLDMVEATPVVFKGQLYRFEYVRPGYVPNKTGESYFRFVDAETGKATPPFAGTFDLGCAFAEGGTMWAFGVDNWDGETIAAFRSTDLEHWERRPALKLPGWGLFNTSVCKAGGRYVMAIEVGRPPEVVGVPFTTRFAESKDLLAWTLLPEACVYTKERYSACPTLRFHDGWFYMLYLEARPGPTYETHLVRSRDLARWEPSRFNPVLKASPEDKQVANPNLTEDQRAKVRQAADRNNSDMDLCEFRGKTIITYSWGNQQGTEFLAQAIHDGPEAAFFKAFFP from the coding sequence ATGCTCGCCGCCTTCGTGGCCTCCCTGATCGCGCTGACCGGGCCGGCCCGGGCGACGGACGACGCGCCGGCCGCCCCCTCGATCCGCAAGCTCGGCACCGTGGACCTCGACATGGTGGAGGCGACCCCGGTCGTCTTCAAAGGCCAGCTCTATCGCTTCGAGTACGTGCGGCCCGGCTACGTGCCCAACAAGACGGGCGAGTCCTACTTCCGGTTCGTCGATGCGGAGACGGGCAAGGCCACGCCCCCCTTCGCCGGGACGTTCGACCTCGGCTGCGCCTTCGCGGAGGGCGGGACGATGTGGGCCTTCGGCGTGGACAACTGGGACGGCGAGACCATCGCCGCCTTCCGCTCCACCGACCTGGAGCACTGGGAGCGGCGGCCGGCCCTGAAGCTCCCCGGCTGGGGGCTGTTCAACACGTCGGTCTGCAAGGCGGGCGGCCGCTACGTGATGGCGATCGAGGTCGGCCGGCCCCCGGAAGTCGTCGGCGTGCCGTTCACCACGCGGTTCGCCGAATCGAAGGATCTCCTCGCGTGGACCCTGCTGCCCGAGGCCTGCGTCTACACGAAGGAGCGCTACTCGGCTTGCCCGACCCTCCGGTTCCACGACGGCTGGTTCTACATGCTCTATCTCGAGGCGAGGCCGGGGCCGACCTACGAGACCCACCTCGTCCGCTCCCGCGACCTGGCCCGCTGGGAGCCCAGCCGGTTCAACCCCGTGCTGAAGGCGTCGCCCGAGGATAAGCAGGTCGCCAACCCGAACCTGACCGAGGACCAGCGGGCGAAGGTCCGCCAGGCCGCGGACCGGAACAACTCGGACATGGACCTGTGCGAGTTCCGGGGCAAAACGATCATCACCTACAGCTGGGGCAACCAGCAGGGGACGGAGTTCCTCGCCCAGGCCATCCACGACGGGCCCGAGGCCGCCTTCTTCAAGGCGTTCTTCCCGTGA
- a CDS encoding type II toxin-antitoxin system VapC family toxin has product MARAFFDTSALVKHYHPERGTEAVDRLLGEPGAELVISRLTLVETVSVFAIKVRTGAFEAAGFARLRGLFATDVARRRYRVVRLLHVHYDLAQDLIRGYGLSRQIRTLDALQLATALHLHRAAPLDHFV; this is encoded by the coding sequence ATGGCCCGCGCCTTCTTCGACACGAGCGCCCTGGTCAAGCATTACCATCCGGAGAGGGGCACCGAGGCCGTCGATCGGCTCCTCGGCGAACCCGGTGCCGAACTGGTCATCTCGAGGCTGACCCTGGTTGAGACGGTCTCCGTCTTCGCCATCAAGGTGCGAACCGGCGCGTTCGAGGCGGCGGGCTTTGCTCGGCTCCGGGGCCTCTTCGCGACCGATGTCGCCCGCAGGCGGTACCGGGTGGTCCGCCTGCTCCATGTCCACTACGACCTGGCTCAGGACCTCATCCGGGGGTATGGGCTCTCCCGCCAGATTCGCACCCTGGATGCCCTGCAACTTGCCACGGCCCTGCACCTCCATCGCGCGGCGCCGCTCGATCACTTCGTCTGA
- a CDS encoding carbohydrate-binding protein: MKGPAMSLADWLIRPRGRVRSRSWGRPRRDRVPQGWAGDRFLEDRVLLAGVVMPSDTVSSDIGVKGVLYDGGLVTPTAATQQYVKRITVTNNGSETIYPFLEDANNRTATPGDPTPAPDYTGTGMFDPFDALNQEYRGYIGYTQQEDGGTVTYMGLLPGSSITINVPLVFWDAGRIIITTDSGDLKGTGGNGNPFLYRDQNTQVTYYGSVGGNTLSFTPVYKSFAFNAASNDYEPSAADWTPPTDLASGMKVNGPGIPGGTTITVGGDSHSVTLNPPPGTSITTPTGVQQFTFTSDAPISSTLRYSQPGYTITTAGSSAANGVVMWYHALTAENPSNDAPFQLIEMSFRGTFYDPKINVGTGFNYLIGFDTDKVNYISANDFDLVNYDVSYVDAIALPVALEAGQVPIPNTSQSKPFGWVGSSLAITELQSAFEAFTGSSSSLGTYFGGQGYPSYYAPPGVDTIKLPSGQNLFFQSPLNTGSNLSSFSIDRTFADGSNLNLPLYALTDGGTGPFSMSPGGDTDPNIPSPAPTQLVLHHTTDADKNLLELLSGGIQTYQFQLTAIDGQAVPGGTYITDMLFDPANPHQLVGVVLNQGPGVSDPPKHVFTFSRPAADPIAKAIASVWYSWANYYATTVASTPPSAPVQGSIAAGSNVLVLAAATTGLVPGMAVTDAQGTSHGVITAVGADNRTIALSQSQAGALVDGFNFAGPSVASLVGYDPGGLTPIMTYAFPAGDDRAMAFAQNVYVVMSTMGRTVKPNTPNAAIPLLGNIIGGNVGPAFLPDQNAAIQAAITDRIKSALRGVPDFTSPAYSNPSQWYPDPALAAGGQAFNVYNLDPFIWFIHQKLGLSAYAFGLDDDIGDVGAGGSTHLVVGVGGLGGLPTQDPGSPTPYPFANTANYGPVQATLTTAPAAGSSVLAGLPLGLVNQLVAANFSTNAAGTLVNGPGVPIGTTVLTFDSTNGTVTLSSPLTKIPPGLKSYTYSFYGPVVGTGTVLGAGQPANTIRGLDPDAYNTLLKLGPLSNVQVTGPGIDPGEVVTVAAMFVQDGVPVVVLSDRLDPSRISEVGGSFAYTFGYAALSPIVDGGFEQPTGVANVTGGFLHGPQLAPPGGDQPWTFTDASGTSFAGIAGNGSVYTKNNGPAPQGLQVAFIQGGSSISQTITLAQGSYTLSLVAVQAATNSAPQVLTVLVDGVPVGTINPKGPKYAPFSIPFSVGPGAHTITFQGAASGSGTVLLDAISFGPPASLAGAPGRPQPLPPAAVEFLSPPAGGTARSPLSPVVVQVLDRAGKLVDGVRVRLVLVRVGKGSRGHLARGSVVFARTKNGVATFNRLAITAPGRYVIRIKAGLRRHADSAPFDVGPRAQA, encoded by the coding sequence GTGAAGGGACCTGCGATGTCGCTCGCCGACTGGCTGATCCGGCCCAGGGGCCGCGTTCGATCCCGGAGCTGGGGCCGTCCCCGACGCGACCGCGTGCCGCAGGGCTGGGCCGGCGACCGGTTCCTGGAGGACCGCGTGCTGCTGGCGGGCGTGGTGATGCCGTCGGACACGGTCTCGTCGGACATCGGCGTGAAGGGGGTGCTGTATGACGGCGGGCTCGTCACCCCGACCGCCGCGACGCAGCAGTACGTCAAGCGGATCACCGTCACGAACAACGGCAGCGAGACGATCTACCCGTTCCTGGAGGACGCGAACAACCGCACGGCGACGCCCGGCGACCCCACGCCGGCCCCGGACTACACCGGGACGGGGATGTTCGACCCGTTCGACGCGCTCAACCAGGAATATCGCGGCTACATCGGCTACACCCAGCAGGAAGACGGCGGGACGGTCACCTACATGGGCCTGCTGCCCGGCAGCTCCATCACGATCAACGTCCCGCTCGTCTTCTGGGACGCCGGCCGCATCATCATCACGACGGACAGCGGCGACCTGAAGGGCACGGGGGGCAACGGGAACCCGTTCCTCTACCGCGACCAGAACACCCAGGTGACCTACTACGGCTCGGTGGGCGGAAACACCCTCAGTTTCACGCCGGTCTACAAGTCCTTCGCCTTCAACGCCGCCAGCAACGACTACGAGCCGTCCGCGGCGGACTGGACGCCGCCGACGGACCTGGCGAGCGGCATGAAGGTGAACGGCCCGGGCATCCCCGGCGGCACGACCATCACGGTGGGGGGCGACTCGCACTCGGTCACGCTGAATCCGCCGCCGGGCACGTCGATCACGACGCCGACGGGCGTGCAGCAATTCACCTTCACGAGCGACGCCCCGATCTCGTCGACGCTCCGGTACTCGCAGCCGGGCTACACCATCACGACGGCGGGCTCGAGCGCCGCCAACGGCGTGGTGATGTGGTACCACGCCCTGACGGCCGAGAATCCCAGCAACGACGCCCCGTTCCAGCTCATCGAGATGAGCTTCCGGGGCACGTTCTACGACCCCAAGATCAACGTCGGGACGGGGTTCAATTACCTGATCGGCTTCGACACCGATAAGGTTAATTATATCAGCGCCAATGACTTCGACCTGGTGAACTACGACGTCTCCTACGTGGACGCCATCGCGCTGCCGGTGGCCCTGGAGGCGGGCCAGGTCCCCATCCCGAACACCTCGCAATCGAAGCCCTTCGGCTGGGTCGGGTCCTCGCTGGCGATCACCGAGCTGCAGTCTGCGTTCGAGGCCTTCACCGGCAGCAGCAGCAGCCTGGGCACGTACTTCGGCGGCCAGGGCTATCCGAGCTACTACGCGCCCCCGGGGGTGGACACCATCAAGCTGCCCTCGGGCCAGAACCTCTTCTTCCAGAGCCCGCTCAATACCGGGAGCAACCTGTCCTCGTTCTCCATCGACAGGACGTTCGCGGACGGGTCCAACCTGAACCTCCCGCTCTACGCGTTGACGGACGGCGGCACGGGCCCCTTCTCGATGTCGCCCGGGGGCGACACGGACCCCAACATCCCCAGCCCGGCCCCAACTCAGCTCGTCCTGCATCACACGACGGACGCCGACAAGAACCTCCTCGAGCTCCTGTCCGGCGGGATCCAGACCTACCAGTTCCAGCTCACGGCCATCGACGGCCAGGCCGTGCCCGGCGGGACCTACATCACCGACATGCTGTTCGACCCGGCGAACCCGCATCAGCTCGTCGGGGTGGTCCTGAACCAGGGGCCCGGCGTGAGCGACCCGCCCAAGCACGTCTTCACGTTCAGCAGGCCGGCCGCGGATCCGATCGCGAAGGCGATCGCGAGCGTCTGGTATAGCTGGGCGAATTACTACGCGACGACCGTCGCGTCCACGCCGCCCTCGGCGCCCGTGCAGGGCAGCATCGCCGCCGGCTCGAACGTCCTGGTCCTGGCCGCTGCCACGACCGGGCTGGTGCCGGGCATGGCGGTGACCGACGCCCAGGGGACGTCGCACGGGGTGATCACCGCCGTCGGCGCCGACAACCGGACGATCGCCCTCAGCCAGTCGCAGGCCGGGGCGCTGGTGGACGGCTTCAACTTCGCCGGCCCGTCCGTCGCGTCGCTCGTCGGCTACGACCCGGGCGGCCTGACGCCGATCATGACGTACGCGTTCCCGGCCGGCGACGACCGCGCCATGGCATTCGCCCAGAACGTGTACGTGGTGATGAGCACGATGGGCCGGACGGTGAAGCCGAACACGCCGAACGCCGCGATCCCGCTGCTGGGCAACATCATCGGCGGGAACGTCGGGCCGGCCTTCCTCCCGGACCAGAACGCCGCGATCCAGGCCGCGATCACGGACCGGATCAAGTCCGCCCTGCGCGGGGTGCCGGACTTCACGAGCCCGGCGTACTCCAACCCGTCGCAGTGGTATCCCGACCCGGCGCTGGCGGCCGGCGGCCAGGCCTTCAACGTCTACAACCTGGACCCGTTCATCTGGTTCATCCACCAGAAGCTGGGCCTCTCCGCGTACGCGTTCGGGCTCGACGACGACATCGGCGACGTGGGCGCCGGGGGCTCGACGCACCTCGTCGTGGGCGTGGGCGGGCTGGGCGGGCTGCCGACGCAGGATCCGGGCTCGCCGACCCCATACCCGTTCGCGAACACGGCGAACTACGGGCCCGTGCAGGCGACGCTGACGACGGCCCCGGCGGCCGGCTCCAGCGTCCTCGCCGGCCTGCCCCTGGGCTTGGTGAATCAGCTCGTCGCCGCCAACTTCAGCACCAACGCCGCCGGGACGCTCGTGAACGGCCCCGGCGTGCCCATCGGGACGACCGTCCTGACCTTCGACAGCACGAACGGCACGGTGACGCTGTCCTCGCCCCTGACGAAGATCCCGCCTGGCCTCAAGAGCTATACCTACTCCTTCTACGGCCCGGTGGTCGGCACGGGGACGGTCCTGGGGGCGGGCCAGCCCGCGAACACCATCCGGGGGCTGGACCCGGACGCGTACAACACGCTGCTGAAGCTCGGCCCGCTTTCGAACGTCCAGGTGACCGGCCCGGGCATCGACCCGGGCGAGGTCGTCACGGTCGCCGCGATGTTCGTGCAGGACGGCGTCCCCGTGGTCGTGCTGTCCGATCGCCTGGACCCGAGCCGGATCTCCGAGGTCGGCGGCTCGTTCGCCTACACCTTCGGCTACGCCGCGCTCAGCCCGATCGTCGACGGCGGCTTCGAGCAGCCGACCGGCGTGGCGAACGTCACCGGCGGCTTCCTGCACGGGCCCCAGCTCGCGCCGCCGGGGGGGGACCAGCCCTGGACCTTCACCGACGCCAGCGGCACGAGCTTCGCCGGCATCGCGGGCAACGGCAGCGTCTACACGAAGAACAACGGGCCGGCGCCGCAGGGGCTCCAGGTCGCCTTCATCCAGGGCGGCAGCAGCATCAGCCAGACGATCACCCTGGCCCAGGGGAGCTACACGCTCTCGCTCGTGGCCGTCCAGGCGGCGACGAACAGCGCCCCCCAGGTGCTGACCGTGCTCGTGGACGGCGTGCCGGTGGGCACGATCAACCCGAAGGGCCCGAAGTACGCGCCCTTCAGCATCCCCTTCTCCGTGGGGCCCGGGGCGCACACGATCACGTTCCAGGGGGCCGCGTCCGGATCGGGCACGGTCCTGCTGGACGCGATCTCCTTCGGGCCACCGGCGTCGCTCGCGGGGGCGCCGGGGCGCCCGCAGCCGTTGCCCCCGGCGGCGGTCGAGTTCCTGTCGCCGCCGGCCGGCGGCACGGCCCGCAGCCCGCTGTCGCCGGTCGTCGTCCAGGTCCTCGACCGGGCCGGCAAGCTCGTGGACGGCGTCCGAGTCCGCCTGGTCCTCGTCCGTGTCGGCAAGGGGTCGCGCGGGCACCTCGCGCGGGGCAGCGTCGTCTTCGCCCGGACGAAGAACGGCGTGGCGACCTTCAACCGCCTGGCCATCACCGCGCCGGGCCGGTACGTGATCCGCATCAAGGCCGGGCTCCGGCGGCACGCCGATTCGGCCCCGTTCGACGTCGGGCCCCGGGCGCAGGCCTGA
- a CDS encoding Imm21 family immunity protein — protein sequence MDDRMVWAGTGGGPLIALPAELASHWRGVEGACHSPRDRDGWREGLDFSGTDYGRACRIDGYLGTLEVGTGRALILNDEPMPTAFLPRAGGGLLVRWMYAEDEGEVLRAVRSIPESTWEATPHGIVASRAGVLLFDSAYPGDDLPTSPGEVASSPWLRLALPAGTYDVDTADHAPDEATRLILHRIRKTISR from the coding sequence ATGGACGACCGCATGGTATGGGCAGGGACGGGCGGCGGCCCCCTGATCGCCCTGCCCGCCGAGCTCGCCTCGCACTGGCGCGGAGTCGAGGGGGCGTGCCACTCCCCGCGGGATCGGGATGGGTGGCGGGAGGGGTTGGACTTCTCGGGCACCGATTATGGCCGGGCCTGTCGCATCGACGGCTACCTCGGGACTCTCGAAGTCGGGACCGGCCGGGCCTTGATCCTGAATGACGAGCCCATGCCGACCGCCTTCCTCCCGAGGGCGGGGGGCGGCCTCCTCGTCCGTTGGATGTACGCGGAGGACGAGGGCGAGGTCCTCCGGGCCGTCCGCTCCATCCCCGAGTCGACCTGGGAGGCCACGCCCCACGGCATCGTCGCCTCCCGTGCGGGCGTCCTGCTCTTCGATTCCGCCTACCCCGGGGACGACCTCCCGACCTCGCCGGGAGAGGTGGCGTCCAGCCCCTGGCTCCGGCTCGCCCTGCCCGCAGGGACCTACGACGTGGACACGGCCGACCACGCGCCGGACGAGGCGACCCGGTTGATCCTGCATCGGATCCGGAAGACGATATCTCGATGA
- a CDS encoding ThuA domain-containing protein codes for MTVKPCVIATLAACLWASPALAQPATRPTTSGPRYRVIAFYTGKDDLAHISFVKEARAWFGRMAAERNFSFESTTDWDRLDAEALAPYRAVVFLDTRPASPKQREAFRKYMENGGGWMGFHFAAFALTPSKYPQDWDWYHDEFLGSGSYVSNTWRPTSATLRVEDAHHPATAGLPATFKSAPNEWYRWSRDLRKDKDIQILASIDPSSFPLGTGPKPHEIWHGGYYPVAWTNQKYRMIYFNMGHNDMDYGSKPARELSSTFASEPEARMILGALEWLGTGQPPQRPAP; via the coding sequence ATGACCGTGAAGCCGTGCGTGATCGCCACCCTCGCGGCCTGCCTCTGGGCATCCCCCGCGCTCGCGCAGCCGGCAACGAGGCCGACGACCTCCGGGCCGCGATACCGGGTGATCGCCTTCTACACCGGCAAGGACGACCTCGCGCACATCAGCTTCGTGAAGGAGGCGAGGGCCTGGTTCGGCCGGATGGCCGCCGAGCGCAACTTCTCGTTCGAGTCCACGACGGACTGGGACCGGCTCGACGCGGAGGCCCTCGCGCCGTACCGGGCCGTCGTCTTCCTGGACACGCGGCCGGCGTCGCCGAAGCAGCGGGAGGCCTTCCGCAAGTACATGGAAAACGGCGGCGGCTGGATGGGCTTCCATTTCGCCGCGTTCGCGCTGACGCCCTCGAAGTACCCGCAGGATTGGGACTGGTACCACGACGAGTTCCTGGGCTCCGGCAGCTACGTGAGCAACACCTGGCGGCCCACCTCGGCGACCCTCCGCGTGGAGGACGCCCATCACCCCGCGACCGCCGGCCTGCCCGCCACCTTCAAGAGCGCGCCGAACGAGTGGTACCGATGGTCCCGCGACCTGAGGAAGGACAAGGACATCCAGATCCTCGCGTCCATCGACCCGTCCAGCTTCCCCCTGGGGACCGGCCCGAAGCCCCACGAGATCTGGCACGGCGGATACTACCCCGTCGCCTGGACCAATCAGAAATACCGCATGATCTACTTCAACATGGGCCACAACGACATGGACTACGGGAGCAAGCCCGCCAGAGAGCTCTCCTCCACTTTCGCCAGCGAGCCGGAGGCGCGGATGATCCTGGGCGCCCTGGAATGGCTGGGCACGGGCCAGCCGCCGCAACGCCCCGCACCTTGA